From the genome of Leptotrichia hongkongensis, one region includes:
- a CDS encoding ABC transporter substrate-binding protein/permease produces MECGYAPFNWFQNDAKNGAIKVDGGYCGGYDVEIAKVIAKKLNKNLVIVKTKWEALLGPALTSGKVDLVIAGMSATPERRQSLTFSKPYYESDLVVVVKKNGKYANAKSINDFVGAKITGQLNTLHYDVIDQMKGVQKQTAMESFPAMIVALNSGKIDGYISERPGAMAAQFSNPNLKFISFDKNTGFKYDTEEVNVAIGMKLGNTELEGKINKILDENLTPKVRQRIMEKSIQNQPNEASRSFFGWVIFFIKNDWMTFLKGTLSTLYISITGTVVGFFIGLLVALLRYSEAEIDGQSHKYKKTGLKFLNWLSSIYIAVFRGTPMIVQSMVIYYGLSQVFHINLSPMVAALFIVSINTGAYMSEIIRGGIDSIDNGQFEAAKAIGMTNFQLMQSIIFPQMFRNILPMIGNELIVNIKDTSVLNVISVTELFFISNSVVGTYSRYYEVFIITSVIYFFLTFTLSLILKQIEKRIDGPQHFEILDDSNGEEK; encoded by the coding sequence ATGGAGTGTGGATATGCTCCTTTCAACTGGTTTCAAAATGACGCTAAAAATGGTGCTATAAAAGTTGATGGAGGTTATTGTGGGGGATATGACGTTGAAATAGCCAAAGTTATTGCAAAAAAATTAAATAAAAATCTGGTAATTGTAAAAACGAAATGGGAAGCATTGCTTGGTCCTGCACTGACTTCTGGAAAAGTTGATTTAGTTATAGCGGGAATGTCTGCAACGCCTGAAAGACGTCAAAGTCTAACATTTTCAAAACCATATTATGAATCAGATTTAGTAGTAGTTGTGAAAAAGAATGGAAAATATGCAAACGCCAAGTCGATTAATGATTTTGTGGGAGCGAAAATTACAGGGCAATTAAACACACTTCACTATGATGTTATTGATCAGATGAAAGGTGTACAGAAGCAAACTGCAATGGAAAGTTTTCCAGCTATGATAGTAGCATTAAATTCAGGGAAAATAGATGGATACATATCAGAAAGACCGGGAGCTATGGCGGCTCAGTTTTCAAATCCTAATTTAAAATTCATTTCATTTGATAAAAATACAGGATTTAAATACGATACAGAAGAAGTGAATGTAGCTATTGGAATGAAATTAGGAAATACAGAGCTGGAGGGAAAAATCAATAAAATATTAGATGAAAATTTAACTCCTAAAGTACGTCAACGTATCATGGAAAAGTCTATACAAAATCAGCCAAATGAAGCCTCACGTTCATTTTTTGGATGGGTAATATTTTTTATTAAAAACGACTGGATGACTTTTTTGAAAGGTACACTTTCAACACTGTATATTTCAATTACGGGTACAGTAGTTGGATTTTTCATTGGATTACTGGTTGCATTATTAAGGTATTCAGAAGCAGAAATTGATGGACAGTCTCATAAGTATAAAAAAACTGGCTTAAAATTCTTAAACTGGCTTTCTTCAATCTATATTGCTGTATTTAGAGGAACCCCAATGATAGTGCAGTCAATGGTAATTTATTATGGATTATCACAAGTATTTCATATTAATCTGTCACCAATGGTAGCGGCACTGTTTATTGTATCAATAAATACAGGTGCATATATGAGTGAAATTATACGTGGAGGGATTGATTCCATTGATAACGGACAGTTTGAAGCGGCAAAAGCTATTGGAATGACGAATTTTCAGTTGATGCAAAGTATCATTTTTCCACAGATGTTTAGAAATATTTTACCAATGATTGGAAATGAGCTTATTGTAAATATTAAAGATACATCTGTATTAAATGTAATAAGTGTTACTGAACTGTTCTTTATTTCAAATTCTGTTGTGGGAACTTACTCACGTTATTATGAAGTATTTATTATAACAAGTGTGATTTACTTCTTCTTAACATTTACATTATCATTAATTTTAAAACAAATCGAAAAACGAATTGACGGGCCTCAACATTTTGAAATTTTGGATGATTCTAATGGGGAGGAGAAATAA
- a CDS encoding amino acid ABC transporter ATP-binding protein, translating to MSKKVIEIKNIRKDFGKRTVLKDVNFDVYEKEVVSIIGSSGSGKSTLLRCINLLEKPTSGQVLIHGKDAMAGDVSLVTLREKVGMVFQQFNLFNNLSVLENCVIGQMKVLKKSRDEAEKTAREFLAKVGMERFVHAKPNQISGGQKQRVAIARALAMQPEVLLFDEPTSALDPEMVGEVLKVMKDLAKSGLTMIVVTHEMDFAHDVSSRVVFMDQGVIVEDDKPENIFENPKHERTKEFLSRMLSK from the coding sequence ATGAGTAAAAAAGTTATTGAAATAAAAAATATTAGAAAAGATTTTGGAAAGAGAACAGTTTTAAAGGATGTAAACTTTGATGTTTATGAAAAGGAAGTTGTAAGTATAATTGGTTCATCTGGAAGTGGAAAATCAACACTTTTAAGATGTATAAACTTACTTGAAAAGCCTACTAGCGGACAAGTCTTAATTCATGGAAAAGATGCAATGGCAGGAGATGTGTCGCTTGTTACATTGCGGGAAAAAGTAGGAATGGTATTTCAGCAGTTTAATTTGTTTAATAATTTAAGTGTTTTAGAAAACTGTGTAATTGGACAAATGAAAGTTTTGAAAAAGTCAAGAGATGAGGCTGAAAAAACAGCAAGAGAATTTTTGGCAAAAGTAGGAATGGAACGTTTTGTTCATGCAAAGCCAAATCAAATTTCGGGTGGTCAGAAGCAGCGGGTAGCAATAGCAAGAGCATTGGCAATGCAGCCAGAAGTTTTATTATTTGATGAGCCGACATCAGCGTTAGATCCTGAAATGGTTGGAGAGGTTCTGAAAGTAATGAAAGATTTGGCAAAAAGTGGACTTACGATGATAGTTGTAACACATGAAATGGATTTTGCCCATGATGTTTCAAGTCGAGTTGTATTTATGGATCAAGGTGTGATTGTGGAAGATGACAAGCCTGAAAATATATTTGAAAATCCTAAACATGAAAGAACTAAAGAATTTTTAAGTAGAATGTTAAGTAAATAA
- a CDS encoding viral A-type inclusion protein, with amino-acid sequence MAKKKAEDIKLTLTDEEREGLDNDGIKRVLTNKAILDVAKGYEFSEEEKEEFDYFFTNEKHKFFVAKMIEDKISVNENDVTKLYTDNKANFDAQNIPFSQAREIIQRDLLNQQIATLEAEELNKLVEEMQDKIEITKKEILFSKGDAEVLKTLIVGKIISKKMADEKFEEQNKKDLEIIKDNVYVNYYLDLQVRKNVKVTQEEIAEIYENEKAKLGNVTPNSAYQQIANGLLNTRAIEERNNLVNKIIEDYKVDEVAKKYTEGE; translated from the coding sequence ATGGCAAAAAAGAAAGCTGAAGATATTAAATTAACTTTGACTGATGAAGAAAGAGAAGGATTGGATAACGACGGAATAAAAAGAGTTTTGACTAATAAAGCTATATTAGATGTAGCAAAAGGATATGAATTTTCAGAAGAAGAAAAAGAAGAATTTGATTATTTCTTTACAAATGAAAAACACAAATTTTTTGTTGCTAAAATGATTGAAGATAAAATTTCTGTAAATGAAAATGATGTTACAAAATTATATACAGATAATAAAGCTAATTTTGATGCACAAAATATTCCTTTCTCACAAGCTAGGGAAATTATCCAAAGAGATTTGTTAAATCAACAAATAGCTACTTTAGAAGCTGAAGAGTTGAACAAATTAGTCGAAGAGATGCAAGATAAAATAGAGATTACTAAAAAAGAAATTCTTTTCTCAAAAGGAGATGCAGAAGTTCTAAAAACTTTAATCGTTGGTAAAATAATTTCTAAAAAAATGGCTGATGAAAAATTTGAAGAACAAAATAAAAAAGATTTAGAAATTATAAAAGATAACGTATACGTTAATTACTACTTAGATTTACAAGTAAGAAAAAATGTAAAAGTTACTCAAGAAGAAATTGCTGAAATCTACGAAAATGAAAAAGCAAAATTAGGAAACGTAACTCCAAATAGTGCTTATCAGCAAATAGCAAACGGATTATTAAACACTAGAGCAATTGAAGAAAGAAATAACCTAGTAAATAAAATTATAGAAGACTATAAAGTTGATGAAGTTGCAAAGAAATATACAGAAGGTGAATAA
- a CDS encoding bifunctional 3,4-dihydroxy-2-butanone-4-phosphate synthase/GTP cyclohydrolase II, with product MSESKIKFDSIEAAIKDLKKGIPVVVVDDEDRENEGDLIIPADIVTYETLNFIINEARGLMCVPMSKKRAEELELNPMVQHNTDYFGTAFTISVDSLEGTTTGISTGDRLKTIKDLADSTKTARDFRKPGHIFPLIAREGGVLERKGHTEAAVDLSRLAGFSDVGVIMEILREDGEMARRNDLFEFCQKHNLKLITIDDLIVYIKKNEKLVKNEAIVDIPTQFGNFTFAGYSDKIEHKEYIAVMKGEIKNKENTVVRLHSECLTGDVFGSKRCDCQEQLHRALHELEESGEGLIIYLRQEGRGIGILNKLKAYKLQDEGYDTVEANHKLGFSDDLRDYAVAAQIIKDLGIKSIILKTNNPKKIEGLEKYGIKVAGRAEIEITANDVDKNYLKVKKEKMGHLLKQKL from the coding sequence ATGTCAGAAAGTAAAATAAAGTTTGACAGCATTGAAGCTGCCATTAAGGACTTGAAAAAAGGAATTCCTGTAGTAGTTGTCGATGATGAAGACAGAGAAAATGAAGGTGATTTAATAATTCCTGCTGATATTGTAACTTATGAAACTTTAAACTTTATAATTAACGAAGCACGTGGACTTATGTGTGTACCAATGTCTAAAAAGAGAGCCGAAGAACTTGAATTAAATCCGATGGTTCAACATAACACTGACTATTTTGGAACAGCTTTCACTATTTCAGTTGACTCTCTAGAAGGTACAACTACTGGAATTTCCACAGGAGACAGATTAAAAACGATAAAAGATTTGGCTGATTCTACAAAAACTGCAAGAGACTTTAGAAAACCAGGACACATATTTCCATTAATCGCACGTGAAGGTGGTGTTTTAGAAAGAAAAGGACACACTGAAGCAGCAGTTGATTTATCTAGACTTGCAGGATTTTCTGATGTAGGCGTAATTATGGAAATTTTAAGAGAAGATGGAGAAATGGCTCGTCGAAATGATTTATTTGAATTTTGCCAAAAACATAATTTAAAATTAATTACAATTGATGATTTAATTGTTTACATAAAAAAAAACGAAAAATTAGTTAAAAATGAAGCAATTGTTGATATTCCAACACAATTTGGAAACTTTACTTTTGCAGGTTATAGTGACAAAATTGAACATAAAGAATATATTGCCGTTATGAAAGGGGAAATAAAGAATAAAGAGAATACCGTAGTCAGACTTCATTCTGAATGCCTAACTGGTGATGTTTTTGGATCAAAACGTTGTGATTGTCAGGAACAACTTCACAGGGCTTTACATGAACTGGAAGAAAGCGGAGAAGGACTTATAATTTATCTACGTCAAGAAGGGCGTGGAATTGGTATTTTAAATAAATTAAAAGCATATAAACTTCAAGATGAAGGTTATGACACTGTGGAAGCTAATCATAAATTAGGATTTTCTGATGATTTAAGGGATTATGCTGTAGCAGCACAGATTATAAAGGATTTAGGAATAAAATCCATTATTTTAAAAACTAATAATCCAAAAAAAATTGAAGGACTCGAGAAATATGGGATTAAAGTTGCTGGACGTGCAGAAATCGAAATTACTGCAAATGATGTGGATAAAAATTATTTAAAAGTGAAAAAGGAAAAAATGGGACATTTATTGAAACAAAAATTATAA